Proteins co-encoded in one Pseudorhizobium banfieldiae genomic window:
- the rpsG gene encoding 30S ribosomal protein S7: MSRRHSAEKREINPDPKFGDLVVTKFMNAIMLHGKKSVAESIVYGAFDSVQNKAKQEPLAIFHQALDNVAPHVEVRSRRVGGATYQVPVDVRPERRQALAIRWLIAAARKRNETTMIDRLSGELMDAANNRGSAVKKREDTHKMADANRAFSHYRW; the protein is encoded by the coding sequence ATGTCCCGACGTCACAGTGCAGAAAAGCGTGAGATCAACCCGGACCCGAAGTTCGGCGATCTGGTCGTCACCAAGTTCATGAACGCCATCATGCTCCACGGCAAGAAGTCCGTGGCTGAAAGCATTGTTTATGGTGCGTTCGACTCCGTGCAGAACAAGGCGAAGCAGGAGCCCCTGGCAATCTTCCACCAGGCTCTCGACAACGTCGCTCCGCATGTCGAAGTCCGTTCGCGCCGCGTCGGTGGTGCAACCTACCAGGTTCCGGTCGATGTTCGGCCGGAGCGCCGTCAGGCTCTTGCGATCCGCTGGCTCATCGCCGCAGCCCGCAAGCGCAACGAAACCACGATGATCGATCGCCTCTCGGGTGAATTGATGGATGCCGCCAACAACCGCGGCAGCGCCGTCAAGAAGCGCGAAGACACGCACAAGATGGCCGACGCCAACCGCGCCTTCTCGCATTACCGCTGGTAA
- the fusA gene encoding elongation factor G encodes MAREYKIEDYRNFGIMAHIDAGKTTTTERILYYTGKSHKIGEVHDGAATMDWMEQEQERGITITSAATTTFWKGRDGKMRRFNIIDTPGHVDFTIEVERSLRVLDGAIALLDANAGVEPQTETVWRQAEKYHVPRMIFCNKMDKTGADFYRSVEMIKTRLGATAVVMQLPIGAESDFKGVVDLIEMNALVWRDESLGAAWDVVEIPDDMKEKAEEYREKLIETVVEIDEEAMEAYLNGDMPDNDKIRALVRRGTIDVKFHPMFCGTAFKNKGVQPLLDAVVDYLPSPLDIPAIKGIDFKTEAEIERHADDSEPLSMLAFKIMNDPFVGSLTFTRVYSGKLEKGSSVLNTVKDKRERVGRMLQMHSNSREDIEEAFAGDIVALAGLKETTTGDTLCDPLKPVILERMEFPEPVIQIAIEPKSKGDQEKMGLALNRLAAEDPSFRVKTDQESGQTIIAGMGELHLDILVDRMRREFKVEANVGAPQVAYRETITRQTEEDYTHKKQSGGTGQFARVKIVFEPNPDGEDFVFESKIVGGAVPKEYIPGVQKGIESVLSSGPLAGFPMLGVKATLIDGAFHDVDSSVLAFEIASRACFREAARKAGAQLLEPMMKVEVVTPEDYVGDVIGDLNSRRGQIQGQEQRGIAIVINAHVPLANMFKYVDSLRSMSQGRAQYSMVFDHYAPVPSNVATEIQAKYSGQK; translated from the coding sequence ATGGCTCGCGAATATAAAATCGAAGACTACCGAAACTTCGGTATCATGGCGCATATCGACGCCGGCAAGACCACGACGACCGAGCGTATCCTGTATTACACGGGCAAGTCGCACAAGATCGGCGAAGTCCACGATGGCGCAGCCACCATGGACTGGATGGAGCAGGAGCAGGAGCGCGGCATCACGATCACGTCCGCTGCCACCACGACCTTCTGGAAGGGTCGCGACGGCAAGATGCGCCGCTTCAACATCATCGACACCCCCGGCCACGTCGACTTCACGATCGAAGTCGAGCGTTCGCTGCGCGTTCTCGACGGTGCGATCGCCCTGCTGGACGCCAATGCCGGCGTAGAGCCGCAGACGGAGACCGTCTGGCGCCAGGCCGAGAAGTATCATGTTCCGCGCATGATCTTCTGCAACAAGATGGACAAGACCGGCGCCGACTTCTACCGCTCGGTCGAGATGATCAAGACCCGCCTCGGCGCGACGGCTGTTGTCATGCAGCTGCCGATCGGCGCTGAAAGCGACTTCAAGGGCGTTGTCGACCTGATCGAGATGAACGCGCTCGTCTGGCGCGACGAGTCCCTGGGCGCTGCCTGGGATGTCGTCGAGATCCCGGACGACATGAAGGAAAAGGCCGAGGAATATCGCGAGAAGCTGATCGAGACGGTTGTCGAGATCGACGAAGAAGCGATGGAAGCCTACCTGAACGGCGACATGCCGGACAACGACAAGATCCGCGCACTCGTTCGCCGTGGCACGATCGACGTGAAGTTCCACCCGATGTTCTGCGGTACCGCGTTCAAGAACAAGGGCGTTCAGCCGCTCCTCGACGCGGTTGTCGACTACCTGCCGTCGCCGCTCGACATTCCGGCGATCAAGGGCATCGACTTCAAGACCGAAGCTGAGATCGAGCGTCACGCTGACGACTCCGAGCCGCTTTCGATGCTGGCGTTCAAGATCATGAACGACCCCTTCGTCGGCTCGCTGACCTTCACCCGTGTCTACTCCGGCAAGCTCGAGAAGGGCTCTTCGGTTCTCAACACGGTCAAGGACAAGCGCGAGCGCGTCGGCCGCATGCTGCAGATGCACTCCAACAGCCGTGAAGACATCGAAGAAGCCTTTGCAGGCGACATCGTTGCCTTGGCTGGTCTCAAGGAAACGACGACGGGCGACACGCTTTGCGATCCCCTGAAGCCGGTTATCCTCGAGCGCATGGAGTTCCCCGAGCCGGTCATCCAGATCGCGATCGAGCCGAAGTCCAAGGGCGACCAGGAAAAGATGGGCCTCGCGCTCAACCGTCTGGCAGCTGAGGACCCGTCCTTCCGCGTCAAGACCGACCAGGAATCCGGACAGACGATCATCGCCGGCATGGGTGAGCTTCACCTCGACATTCTCGTCGACCGCATGCGTCGTGAGTTCAAGGTAGAAGCCAACGTCGGTGCTCCGCAGGTTGCGTATCGCGAAACGATCACACGCCAGACGGAAGAAGACTACACGCACAAGAAGCAGTCCGGTGGTACCGGCCAGTTCGCCCGCGTCAAGATCGTCTTCGAACCGAACCCGGACGGCGAAGATTTCGTCTTCGAATCCAAGATCGTCGGTGGTGCAGTTCCGAAGGAATACATCCCCGGTGTCCAGAAGGGTATCGAGAGCGTCCTGTCCTCTGGTCCGCTGGCTGGCTTCCCGATGCTCGGCGTCAAGGCGACCCTCATCGATGGTGCCTTCCACGACGTCGACTCCTCGGTTCTTGCCTTCGAAATCGCCTCACGTGCCTGCTTCCGTGAAGCAGCCAGGAAGGCTGGTGCCCAGCTTCTCGAGCCGATGATGAAGGTTGAGGTTGTCACGCCGGAAGATTACGTCGGCGACGTGATTGGCGACCTGAACTCCCGTCGTGGTCAGATCCAGGGCCAGGAACAGCGCGGCATTGCGATTGTCATCAACGCGCACGTGCCGCTTGCGAACATGTTCAAGTACGTCGACAGCCTGCGCTCCATGAGCCAGGGCCGCGCGCAGTACTCGATGGTGTTCGACCACTACGCTCCGGTCCCGTCCAACGTGGCAACGGAAATCCAGGCAAAGTACTCCGGTCAGAAGTGA
- the tuf gene encoding elongation factor Tu translates to MAKSKFERTKPHVNIGTIGHVDHGKTSLTAAITKYFGEFKAYDQIDAAPEEKARGITISTAHVEYETANRHYAHVDCPGHADYVKNMITGAAQMDGAILVCSAADGPMPQTREHILLARQVGVPAIVVFLNKVDQVDDAELLELVELEVRELLSSYDFPGDDIPVVKGSALAALEDSDKKIGEDAIRELMAAVDAYIPTPERPIDQPFLMPVEDVFSISGRGTVATGRVERGVIKVGEEIEIVGIRPTTKTTCTGVEMFRKLLDQGQAGDNIGALLRGVDRNGIERGQVLCKPGSVKPHKKFKAEAYILTKEEGGRHTPFFTNYRPQFYFRTTDVTGIVTLPEGTEMVMPGDNVTVDVELIVPIAMEEKLRFAIREGGRTVGAGIVASIIE, encoded by the coding sequence ATGGCAAAGAGCAAGTTTGAGCGGACGAAGCCGCACGTCAACATCGGCACGATTGGTCACGTTGACCATGGCAAGACGTCGCTGACGGCAGCGATCACGAAGTACTTCGGCGAGTTCAAGGCGTATGACCAGATCGACGCCGCTCCTGAAGAGAAGGCGCGCGGCATCACCATCTCGACGGCGCACGTCGAGTACGAGACGGCCAACCGTCACTATGCGCACGTCGACTGCCCCGGCCACGCCGACTACGTGAAGAACATGATCACCGGTGCTGCCCAGATGGACGGCGCGATCCTGGTCTGCTCGGCTGCCGATGGCCCGATGCCGCAGACCCGCGAGCACATCCTGCTCGCCCGTCAGGTTGGCGTTCCGGCGATCGTCGTGTTCCTCAACAAGGTCGACCAGGTCGACGACGCAGAACTTCTCGAACTCGTCGAGCTGGAAGTGCGCGAACTCCTGTCGTCCTACGACTTCCCGGGCGACGACATTCCGGTCGTCAAGGGCTCGGCTCTTGCTGCCCTGGAAGATTCGGACAAGAAGATCGGTGAAGACGCGATCCGCGAGCTGATGGCTGCTGTCGACGCCTACATCCCGACGCCTGAGCGTCCGATCGACCAGCCGTTCCTGATGCCGGTCGAAGACGTGTTCTCGATCTCGGGCCGCGGCACGGTTGCCACGGGTCGCGTCGAGCGCGGCGTCATCAAGGTCGGTGAGGAAATCGAGATCGTCGGCATCCGTCCGACGACGAAGACGACCTGCACGGGCGTCGAGATGTTCCGCAAGCTGCTCGACCAGGGCCAGGCCGGCGACAACATCGGCGCGCTGCTTCGCGGTGTCGACCGCAACGGCATCGAGCGTGGTCAGGTTCTCTGCAAGCCGGGTTCGGTCAAGCCGCACAAGAAGTTCAAGGCAGAAGCCTACATCCTGACGAAGGAAGAGGGCGGCCGTCATACGCCGTTCTTCACGAACTACCGTCCGCAGTTCTACTTCCGCACGACGGACGTGACGGGCATCGTGACGCTTCCGGAAGGCACGGAAATGGTCATGCCTGGCGACAACGTCACGGTTGACGTCGAGCTGATCGTTCCGATCGCGATGGAAGAAAAGCTGCGCTTCGCCATCCGCGAAGGCGGCCGCACCGTCGGCGCCGGCATCGTCGCATCGATCATCGAGTAA
- the rpsJ gene encoding 30S ribosomal protein S10, which yields MNGQNIRIRLKAFDHRILDASTREIVSTAKRTGASVRGPVPLPTRIEKFTVNRSPHIDKKSREQFEMRTHKRLLDIVDPTPQTVDALMKLDLAAGVDVEIKL from the coding sequence ATGAACGGCCAAAATATCCGCATTCGCCTGAAGGCATTCGATCATCGTATTCTCGACGCTTCCACGCGCGAGATCGTGTCGACGGCGAAGCGCACCGGTGCTAGTGTCCGGGGCCCCGTTCCGCTTCCGACCCGAATCGAGAAGTTTACGGTTAACCGGTCCCCCCACATCGACAAGAAGAGCCGCGAGCAGTTCGAGATGCGCACGCACAAGCGCCTCCTCGACATCGTAGATCCGACACCGCAGACGGTAGACGCGCTGATGAAGCTCGATCTCGCCGCTGGTGTCGATGTTGAGATCAAGCTCTGA
- the rplC gene encoding 50S ribosomal protein L3 — translation MRSGVIAQKVGMTRVYNDAGEHIPVTVLRLENCQVVAHRTKEKNGYTAVQLGAGTAKVKNTTKALRGHFAVAEVEPKSKLVEFRVSEDNMIDVGTELKASHFEAGQLVDVTGTSIGKGFAGAMKRHNFGGLRATHGVSVSHRSHGSTGSNQDPGRVWKGKRMAGHMGQTRVTTQNLEVVSTDEGRGLILVKGAVPGSKGAWIVVRDAVKSAAK, via the coding sequence ATGCGTTCGGGTGTAATTGCACAGAAAGTGGGAATGACCCGCGTCTACAACGACGCTGGGGAACATATCCCGGTAACGGTATTGCGGCTGGAAAACTGCCAGGTCGTTGCTCATCGCACCAAGGAAAAGAACGGCTACACGGCTGTTCAGCTGGGTGCCGGCACGGCCAAGGTGAAAAACACGACCAAGGCGCTGCGCGGCCATTTTGCCGTCGCCGAAGTCGAGCCGAAGTCGAAGCTCGTCGAGTTTCGTGTTTCCGAAGACAACATGATCGATGTCGGCACCGAGCTGAAGGCTTCGCACTTCGAAGCCGGCCAGCTGGTGGACGTAACTGGTACCTCGATCGGTAAGGGTTTTGCCGGCGCCATGAAGCGCCACAACTTCGGCGGTCTGCGGGCCACGCACGGTGTGTCCGTTTCGCACCGTTCGCATGGTTCGACCGGTTCCAACCAGGATCCGGGCCGCGTCTGGAAGGGCAAGCGCATGGCCGGTCACATGGGCCAGACGCGCGTCACCACCCAGAACCTCGAAGTTGTCTCTACCGACGAAGGCCGCGGCCTGATCCTCGTCAAGGGTGCCGTCCCCGGCTCCAAGGGCGCTTGGATCGTTGTTCGCGACGCCGTCAAGTCGGCTGCGAAGTAA
- the rplD gene encoding 50S ribosomal protein L4, protein MEFNVKTLEGKDAGKVSLSDEIFGLDPREDILARMVRWQLAKKQQGTHKIKNRSEVSRTGAKMYKQKGTGRARHHSARAPQFRGGGKAHGPVVRSHAHDLPKKVRALALRHALSAKLKAEDLIVIDNLVAAEAKTKALVGSFASLGLTNALIIGGSELDNNFKLAAQNIPNVDVLPVQGINVYDILRRGKLVLSKAAVEALEERFK, encoded by the coding sequence ATGGAATTCAACGTCAAGACCCTCGAGGGTAAAGACGCTGGCAAGGTCTCCCTTTCGGATGAGATCTTCGGCCTCGACCCCCGTGAAGACATTCTCGCCCGCATGGTTCGTTGGCAGCTTGCCAAGAAGCAGCAGGGCACCCACAAGATCAAGAACCGTTCGGAAGTCTCCCGCACCGGTGCAAAGATGTACAAGCAGAAGGGTACGGGCCGCGCTCGTCACCACTCCGCTCGTGCTCCCCAGTTCCGTGGCGGTGGCAAGGCTCACGGCCCGGTCGTCCGCAGCCATGCTCACGATCTTCCCAAGAAGGTTCGTGCATTGGCGCTGCGCCACGCCCTCTCGGCCAAGCTGAAGGCTGAAGACCTGATCGTCATCGACAATCTGGTTGCTGCCGAAGCCAAGACCAAGGCGCTTGTCGGTTCGTTCGCGTCGCTCGGCCTCACCAATGCGCTGATCATCGGTGGCTCCGAACTCGACAACAACTTCAAGCTCGCCGCCCAGAACATCCCGAACGTCGATGTTCTGCCGGTTCAGGGCATCAATGTTTACGACATCCTGCGTCGAGGCAAGCTCGTGCTGTCCAAGGCTGCGGTGGAAGCTCTAGAGGAGCGTTTCAAGTGA
- a CDS encoding 50S ribosomal protein L23, whose amino-acid sequence MTDLRHYDVIVSPAITEKSTLVSEQNQVVFNVAKDASKPEIKAAVEALFGVKVKAVNTLVRKGKVKRFRGFIGKQKDVKKAVVTLVEGQTIDVSTGL is encoded by the coding sequence GTGACCGATCTTCGCCACTATGATGTGATCGTCTCGCCGGCGATCACCGAAAAGTCGACACTGGTATCGGAGCAGAACCAGGTCGTCTTCAACGTTGCCAAGGATGCTTCCAAGCCGGAAATCAAGGCTGCCGTCGAGGCGCTGTTCGGTGTGAAGGTCAAGGCCGTGAACACGCTGGTCCGCAAGGGCAAGGTAAAGCGGTTCCGCGGCTTTATTGGCAAGCAGAAGGACGTGAAGAAGGCCGTCGTCACGCTGGTCGAAGGCCAGACCATCGACGTCTCCACCGGACTCTGA
- the rplB gene encoding 50S ribosomal protein L2 — protein sequence MALKSYNPTSPSQRQLVIVDRSGLHKGKPVKALTEGLSKSGGRNNLGRITARFIGGGHKRTYRLVDFKRRKFDVEGTVERLEYDPNRTAFIALVKYEDGELAYILAPQRLAAGDKVIASDKAVDVKPGNAMPLQYIPVGSIVHNVEMKPGKGGQIARSAGTYVQLVGRDQGMAILRLNSGEQRLVPGSCLATVGAVSNPDHGNINDGKAGRTRWRGKTPHNRGVVMNPVDHPHGGGEGRTSGGRHPVTPWGKPTKGKRTRSNKSTDKFIMRSRHQRKK from the coding sequence ATGGCATTGAAAAGCTACAACCCGACGTCTCCGAGCCAGCGCCAGCTGGTCATCGTCGACCGGTCCGGTCTCCACAAGGGCAAGCCGGTCAAGGCGCTGACGGAAGGTCTCTCCAAGAGCGGCGGCCGCAACAACCTCGGCCGCATCACCGCCCGCTTCATCGGCGGCGGTCACAAGCGTACCTACCGCCTGGTCGACTTCAAGCGTCGCAAGTTCGACGTCGAAGGCACGGTCGAGCGTCTGGAATACGACCCCAACCGCACGGCGTTCATCGCCCTCGTCAAGTACGAGGACGGTGAGCTGGCTTATATCCTTGCTCCGCAGCGTCTCGCTGCCGGCGACAAGGTGATCGCGTCCGACAAGGCTGTCGACGTGAAGCCCGGCAACGCCATGCCGCTGCAGTACATCCCGGTCGGTTCGATCGTCCACAATGTCGAGATGAAGCCGGGCAAGGGCGGGCAGATTGCACGTTCCGCCGGTACCTATGTTCAGCTCGTCGGTCGCGACCAGGGCATGGCCATCCTGCGCCTGAACTCGGGCGAGCAGCGCCTGGTGCCGGGTTCCTGCCTGGCGACCGTTGGTGCCGTCTCCAACCCGGACCACGGCAACATCAACGACGGCAAGGCTGGTCGTACCCGCTGGCGCGGCAAGACCCCGCATAACCGCGGTGTCGTCATGAACCCCGTCGACCACCCGCACGGCGGTGGTGAAGGCCGCACCTCGGGTGGCCGTCATCCCGTCACCCCGTGGGGTAAGCCCACCAAGGGCAAGCGTACGCGCTCGAACAAGTCGACCGACAAGTTCATCATGCGTTCGCGCCATCAGCGCAAGAAGTAA
- the rpsS gene encoding 30S ribosomal protein S19 encodes MARSVWKGPFVDGYLLKKAEKVREGGRSEVIKIWSRRSTILPQFVGLTFGVYNGSKHVPVSVNEDMVGHKFGEFSPTRTYYGHGADKKAKRK; translated from the coding sequence ATGGCTCGTTCAGTATGGAAAGGCCCGTTTGTTGACGGCTATCTTCTCAAGAAGGCTGAGAAGGTTCGTGAAGGCGGCCGCAGTGAAGTGATCAAGATCTGGAGCCGTCGCTCCACGATCCTGCCGCAGTTCGTCGGTCTCACCTTCGGTGTCTACAACGGCAGCAAGCACGTGCCGGTCTCGGTCAACGAAGACATGGTCGGCCACAAGTTCGGCGAATTCTCTCCGACCCGGACCTACTACGGTCACGGCGCGGACAAGAAGGCGAAGAGGAAGTAA
- the rplV gene encoding 50S ribosomal protein L22 codes for MAKAKTERRLKDNEAQAVARTLRVSPQKLNLVAALIRGKKVDRALAELEFSRKRIAGTVKKTLESAIANAENNHDLDVDSLIVSEAYVGKSIVMKRFHARGRGRASRIEKPFAHLTIVVREVEEKGEAA; via the coding sequence ATGGCGAAGGCAAAGACCGAACGCCGGCTGAAGGACAACGAGGCGCAAGCCGTTGCCCGCACGCTCCGCGTCAGCCCGCAGAAGCTGAACCTCGTTGCCGCCCTGATCCGCGGCAAGAAGGTCGACCGCGCGCTTGCTGAGCTGGAATTCTCCCGCAAGCGCATCGCAGGCACGGTGAAGAAGACTCTCGAGTCCGCAATCGCCAATGCCGAGAACAACCATGACCTCGACGTCGACAGCCTGATCGTATCGGAAGCATACGTCGGCAAGTCGATTGTCATGAAGCGTTTCCACGCTCGCGGTCGCGGCCGTGCATCTCGTATCGAGAAGCCGTTCGCGCACCTGACGATCGTCGTTCGCGAAGTCGAGGAAAAAGGGGAGGCCGCATAA
- the rpsC gene encoding 30S ribosomal protein S3, which translates to MGQKINPIGFRLGINRTWDSRWFADNAEYGQLLHEDLKIRAYLMSELKQAGIAKVVIERPHKKCRVTIHSARPGLIIGKKGADIEKLRKKLSEMTSSETHLNIVEVRKPEVDATLVAQSIAQQLERRVAFRRAMKRAVQSAMRLGAEGIKITCGGRLGGAEIARTEWYREGRVPLHTLRADIDYGTAEAETAYGICGIKVWIFKGEILEHDPMASERRALEGDAQGPASRERGDRRRERENA; encoded by the coding sequence ATGGGCCAGAAAATCAATCCGATCGGCTTCCGCCTCGGCATCAACCGTACCTGGGATAGCCGCTGGTTCGCCGACAATGCCGAATACGGCCAGCTGCTGCACGAGGATCTGAAGATTCGCGCGTATCTGATGTCCGAGTTGAAGCAGGCCGGTATCGCCAAGGTGGTCATCGAGCGTCCGCACAAAAAGTGCCGCGTGACGATCCACTCCGCTCGTCCGGGCCTGATCATCGGCAAGAAGGGCGCCGACATCGAAAAGCTCCGCAAGAAGCTTTCCGAGATGACGTCTTCCGAAACGCACCTCAACATCGTCGAGGTTCGCAAGCCGGAAGTCGATGCGACGCTGGTTGCCCAGTCGATCGCCCAGCAGCTCGAGCGTCGCGTGGCCTTCCGCCGCGCCATGAAGCGCGCTGTTCAGTCTGCAATGCGTCTTGGCGCCGAAGGCATCAAGATCACCTGCGGCGGTCGTCTTGGCGGCGCGGAAATCGCCCGTACGGAATGGTACCGCGAAGGTCGCGTTCCGCTTCACACGCTGCGCGCCGACATCGACTACGGTACGGCCGAAGCTGAAACCGCCTACGGCATCTGCGGCATCAAGGTCTGGATCTTCAAGGGCGAGATCCTGGAGCACGATCCGATGGCTTCCGAACGCCGTGCGCTGGAAGGCGATGCACAGGGTCCGGCAAGCCGTGAACGTGGCGATCGTCGCCGCGAACGCGAAAACGCTTGA
- the rplP gene encoding 50S ribosomal protein L16, with protein MLQPKRTKFRKQFKGRIKGVAKGGYELAFGEFGLKAQEPNRVNAREIEAARRAITRYMKRAGRVWIRVFPDVPVTAKPTEVRMGKGKGSVEYWACKVKPGRMMFEIDGVSEEIAREALRLGSAKLSVKTRFVQRIAE; from the coding sequence ATGTTGCAGCCAAAGCGTACAAAGTTCCGGAAGCAGTTCAAGGGACGCATCAAGGGTGTGGCCAAGGGCGGTTACGAGCTGGCCTTCGGCGAATTCGGCCTCAAGGCTCAGGAACCGAACCGCGTCAACGCACGCGAGATCGAAGCGGCCCGTCGTGCCATCACGCGTTACATGAAGCGTGCTGGCCGGGTGTGGATCCGCGTGTTCCCTGATGTTCCGGTCACCGCGAAGCCTACCGAAGTCCGTATGGGTAAGGGTAAGGGTTCGGTCGAATACTGGGCATGCAAGGTCAAGCCTGGTCGGATGATGTTCGAGATCGACGGCGTGTCGGAAGAGATTGCTCGCGAGGCTCTGCGCCTCGGTTCGGCCAAGCTCTCCGTCAAGACCCGCTTCGTTCAGCGCATCGCAGAGTAA
- the rpmC gene encoding 50S ribosomal protein L29: MKAEDVRALTADQLKDKLAELKKEQFNLRFQKATGQLEKSSRVNEVRKDIARLKTIARQKAAEAKA, translated from the coding sequence ATGAAAGCCGAAGACGTTCGCGCCCTCACGGCCGACCAACTCAAGGACAAGCTTGCTGAGCTCAAGAAGGAGCAGTTCAACCTGCGCTTCCAGAAGGCCACCGGCCAGCTCGAGAAGTCCTCGCGAGTGAACGAAGTTCGCAAGGACATCGCCCGCTTGAAAACCATTGCCCGCCAGAAGGCGGCAGAAGCCAAGGCTTAA
- the rpsQ gene encoding 30S ribosomal protein S17, with protein MPKRILQGVVVSDKNEKTVVVRVERRFAHPLLQKTVRRSKKYKAHDENNQYKVGDVVSIQECAPISKDKRWTVVSAQA; from the coding sequence ATGCCGAAACGCATTCTGCAGGGCGTCGTAGTTTCCGACAAGAACGAGAAGACCGTTGTTGTCCGCGTCGAGCGCCGATTCGCGCACCCGCTGCTTCAGAAGACGGTCCGCCGTTCGAAGAAGTACAAGGCGCATGACGAGAACAACCAGTACAAGGTAGGTGACGTAGTTTCCATCCAGGAATGCGCGCCGATCTCCAAGGATAAGCGCTGGACGGTTGTATCCGCCCAGGCTTGA
- the rplN gene encoding 50S ribosomal protein L14: MIQMQTNLDVADNSGARRVMCIKVLGGSKRKYASIGDVIVVSIKEAIPRGRVKKGDVMKAVVVRTAKDIRRADGSVIRFDNNAAVLIDNKKEPIGTRIFGPVPRELRAKNHMKIISLAPEVL, encoded by the coding sequence ATGATTCAGATGCAAACAAACCTCGACGTGGCGGATAATTCCGGCGCACGTCGTGTCATGTGCATCAAGGTGCTGGGCGGCTCCAAGCGCAAGTACGCTTCGATCGGCGACGTTATCGTCGTTTCGATCAAGGAAGCGATCCCGCGCGGCCGCGTGAAGAAGGGCGACGTGATGAAGGCGGTTGTTGTGCGTACCGCCAAGGACATCCGTCGTGCCGACGGCAGCGTCATCCGCTTCGACAACAACGCGGCGGTCCTCATCGACAACAAGAAAGAGCCGATCGGTACCCGTATCTTCGGACCGGTTCCGCGCGAACTTCGCGCCAAGAACCACATGAAGATCATCTCCCTGGCTCCAGAAGTACTGTAA
- the rplX gene encoding 50S ribosomal protein L24: MQKIRKGDNVVVLTGKDKGRTGEVLQVLPKEDRAVVRGVNMVKRHQRQTQTQEAGIINKEASIHLSNIAIVAKDGKPTRVGFQVVDGKKVRVAKRTGDVIDG, from the coding sequence ATGCAAAAGATCCGCAAGGGCGACAACGTTGTCGTATTGACTGGCAAGGACAAGGGCCGCACCGGCGAAGTCCTGCAGGTCCTGCCGAAGGAAGACCGCGCCGTTGTGCGCGGCGTAAACATGGTGAAGCGCCACCAGCGTCAGACGCAGACGCAGGAAGCCGGCATCATCAACAAGGAAGCATCCATCCATCTGTCGAACATCGCGATCGTCGCGAAGGACGGCAAGCCGACCCGCGTCGGCTTCCAGGTTGTCGACGGTAAGAAGGTGCGAGTTGCCAAGCGTACGGGAGATGTGATCGATGGCTGA
- the rplE gene encoding 50S ribosomal protein L5, with amino-acid sequence MAEAKYEPRLKTEYVSRIRGALKEKFSYSNEMMIPKLEKIVINMGVGEATADSKKPTVAAADLAAISGQKAVITRARNSIAGFKVREGMPIGAKVTLRGARMYEFLDRLVNIALPRVRDFRGLNPKSFDGRGNFAMGIKEHIVFPEINYDKVDQMWGMDIIVCTTAKTDDEARALLTEFNFPFRQ; translated from the coding sequence ATGGCTGAGGCAAAGTACGAGCCGCGGCTCAAGACTGAATATGTTTCCCGGATCCGTGGCGCTCTGAAGGAGAAGTTCTCCTACAGCAACGAGATGATGATCCCGAAGCTGGAGAAGATCGTCATCAACATGGGTGTGGGTGAGGCGACTGCCGACTCCAAGAAGCCCACCGTTGCTGCTGCTGACCTGGCCGCAATCTCCGGTCAGAAGGCGGTCATCACCCGCGCCCGCAACTCCATCGCTGGCTTCAAGGTCCGCGAAGGCATGCCGATCGGTGCCAAGGTGACCCTGCGCGGCGCGCGCATGTATGAATTCCTGGACCGCCTGGTCAACATCGCGCTTCCGCGCGTTCGCGACTTCCGCGGCCTGAATCCGAAGAGCTTTGACGGCCGTGGCAACTTCGCCATGGGCATCAAGGAACACATCGTGTTCCCGGAGATCAACTACGACAAGGTTGATCAGATGTGGGGCATGGACATCATCGTTTGCACGACGGCCAAGACCGACGACGAAGCCCGGGCTCTGCTTACAGAGTTCAACTTCCCGTTCCGTCAGTAA